A genomic region of Barnesiella viscericola DSM 18177 contains the following coding sequences:
- a CDS encoding elongation factor G: MKVYQSHEIKNIALLGSKGSGKTTLAEAMLYECGVIKRRGTVEGKNTVSDYFPVEKEYGYSVFSTVFYAEFLGKKLNVIDCPGADDFVGSAITALNVTDTGVIVIDSQYGVEVGTQNIFRTAENLNKPILFAMNQLDGEKADYENVIHQMRETFGNRIVQVQYPLSCGPSFNSMIDVLLMKMYSWSPEGGKPTISDIPESEMEKARELNQKLVEAAAENDETLMEKFFEQGSLTEDEMREGIRKGLITRSIYPVFCVSALRDMGVRRMMEFLGNVVPFVSEMPKPVNTAGEEVAPDANGPTSLFCFKTTVEPHIGEVSYFKVMSGTVHQGDDLINVDRGDGRERLAQLFCVCGQIRTPVDELVAGDIGASVKLKDVRTGNTLNAKGCEYHFDFIKYPAPKYQRAIKPVNESDAEKLSEILTRMHEEDPTWLVEQSKELKQTIVSGQGEFHLRTLKWRIENNDKLPVEFIEPRIPYRETITKAARADYRHKKQSGGAGQFGEVHLIVEPYYEGMPAPDVYRFNNQEYRMNVRDTQTIDLEWGGKLVVCNCIVGGAIDARFIPAIVKGLMDRMEQGPLTGSYARDVRVCIYDGKMHPVDSNEISFRLAGRNAFSEAFRNAGPKILEPVYDVEVLTPSDVMGDVMSDLQGRRAIIMGMSSEKGFEKITAKVPLKEMSSYSTALSSITGGRSSFSMKFASYELVPSDVQEKLLKAYEAEQTDE, encoded by the coding sequence ATGAAAGTTTACCAATCTCACGAAATCAAAAACATTGCCCTGTTGGGCAGCAAAGGCTCGGGTAAGACCACCCTCGCAGAAGCTATGCTCTACGAGTGTGGTGTCATAAAACGCCGCGGGACCGTCGAAGGTAAAAACACCGTATCGGACTATTTCCCTGTGGAAAAAGAGTATGGCTACTCGGTATTTTCCACAGTTTTTTATGCCGAATTTTTAGGAAAGAAGCTCAACGTGATCGACTGCCCGGGAGCCGACGACTTCGTGGGTAGCGCCATAACCGCCCTCAACGTAACGGATACGGGAGTCATCGTTATCGACTCGCAATATGGAGTCGAGGTGGGGACCCAAAACATCTTCCGTACTGCCGAGAACCTGAACAAACCCATTCTTTTCGCCATGAACCAACTCGACGGCGAAAAGGCCGATTACGAAAACGTAATCCACCAAATGCGCGAGACATTCGGTAATCGAATCGTGCAAGTACAATACCCGCTCAGTTGCGGGCCGTCGTTCAACTCCATGATCGACGTTCTCCTGATGAAAATGTATAGCTGGTCACCCGAGGGTGGCAAGCCCACTATATCGGACATTCCCGAGAGCGAAATGGAAAAAGCCCGGGAGTTGAATCAAAAACTGGTCGAAGCCGCTGCTGAAAACGACGAGACGCTGATGGAAAAATTCTTTGAGCAAGGCTCTCTGACCGAGGACGAGATGCGCGAAGGTATCCGCAAGGGGTTGATTACCCGCAGCATCTACCCGGTGTTCTGCGTGAGCGCTCTGCGCGACATGGGAGTGCGCCGTATGATGGAGTTCCTCGGCAACGTGGTTCCCTTCGTATCGGAGATGCCCAAGCCCGTGAATACGGCCGGCGAAGAGGTGGCTCCCGATGCCAACGGCCCCACGAGCCTCTTCTGCTTCAAGACGACGGTCGAGCCGCACATCGGCGAGGTATCCTATTTCAAAGTGATGTCGGGTACCGTACACCAGGGTGACGACTTGATCAATGTAGACCGTGGCGACGGACGCGAGCGATTGGCTCAACTCTTCTGCGTGTGTGGCCAGATACGGACTCCGGTCGATGAACTCGTGGCTGGCGACATAGGCGCATCGGTAAAACTCAAAGATGTGCGCACCGGCAATACTCTTAACGCCAAAGGTTGCGAATACCATTTTGACTTCATCAAATACCCGGCACCCAAATACCAGCGAGCCATCAAGCCGGTGAACGAATCGGACGCCGAGAAACTGAGCGAGATTCTCACCCGCATGCACGAGGAGGATCCCACCTGGCTGGTTGAGCAATCCAAGGAGTTGAAACAGACAATTGTTTCGGGACAGGGCGAGTTCCACCTGCGCACGCTCAAATGGCGTATCGAAAACAACGACAAACTCCCCGTTGAGTTTATCGAACCCCGTATTCCCTACCGCGAAACCATCACCAAGGCGGCTCGTGCCGACTACCGTCACAAGAAACAATCGGGTGGCGCCGGACAGTTTGGCGAGGTTCACCTCATTGTAGAGCCTTATTACGAAGGTATGCCGGCTCCCGATGTATATCGCTTCAACAATCAGGAGTACCGCATGAACGTGCGCGATACCCAGACCATCGACCTCGAATGGGGTGGCAAACTGGTGGTGTGCAACTGTATCGTGGGTGGAGCCATCGATGCCCGCTTTATCCCGGCTATCGTCAAGGGTTTGATGGACCGTATGGAGCAAGGTCCCCTCACCGGTTCATACGCCCGTGATGTGCGGGTATGTATCTACGACGGTAAGATGCACCCGGTAGATTCGAATGAAATCTCCTTCCGTCTGGCCGGACGAAACGCATTCAGCGAAGCCTTCCGCAACGCCGGTCCCAAGATTCTCGAACCGGTATATGATGTAGAAGTGCTTACTCCCTCGGACGTCATGGGTGATGTGATGAGCGACCTGCAAGGGCGCCGTGCCATCATCATGGGTATGTCGAGCGAAAAGGGATTCGAGAAGATTACGGCCAAGGTTCCCTTGAAAGAGATGTCGTCCTACTCGACCGCCCTCAGTTCGATTACCGGCGGACGCTCTTCGTTCTCGATGAAGTTTGCCTCGTACGAACTGGTACCCTCCGACGTACAGGAGAAACTGCTCAAAGCCTACGAAGCCGAACAAACCGACGAATAA
- a CDS encoding DUF3267 domain-containing protein, with product MDKERFLAFYEEAGYRVVDSFAYSDIKLFLMRNRPKIACRVLYGVIMLLILLGIGLMIGGLWKQAGEAGQFWLETGGSLIFALVGCALLIPVHEFIHWLVYRSEGAADVRFGAIWHSFAFYAAAHNFLADYKTFKRIALAPLYLLSALLLLLLLFPMPLWGKVAVALVLLFHLSSCSGDLMMLAYMSRYKHRRVFTVDDMDNQVTYFLEKQS from the coding sequence ATGGATAAAGAGCGCTTTTTGGCCTTCTATGAAGAGGCAGGATACCGGGTTGTCGACTCGTTTGCATACAGCGACATCAAACTCTTTCTGATGCGGAATCGCCCCAAAATCGCTTGCCGGGTGCTCTACGGGGTTATTATGCTGTTGATACTCTTAGGTATTGGATTGATGATAGGGGGCTTGTGGAAACAGGCCGGAGAGGCCGGGCAGTTCTGGCTCGAAACAGGCGGAAGTCTCATTTTTGCCTTGGTCGGTTGCGCCCTCCTTATCCCGGTACACGAGTTTATACATTGGCTCGTTTATCGGAGCGAAGGGGCTGCCGATGTCCGTTTCGGAGCCATTTGGCACTCTTTTGCCTTCTATGCGGCCGCACATAACTTCCTGGCCGATTACAAGACCTTCAAACGCATCGCTCTGGCCCCGCTGTATCTGTTGTCGGCTCTGTTGCTCTTGTTGCTGTTGTTCCCCATGCCGCTGTGGGGTAAGGTGGCCGTGGCCCTTGTGCTGCTGTTTCACCTCAGTTCCTGCTCGGGAGACCTGATGATGCTTGCGTATATGAGCCGGTACAAGCACCGCCGTGTGTTTACGGTCGACGATATGGATAACCAAGTTACCTATTTTCTGGAAAAACAATCATGA
- the rprY gene encoding response regulator transcription factor RprY: MEERLRILLCEDDENLGMLLREYLQAKGYAADLFSDGESGYKAFLKGKYDLCVLDVMMPKKDGFTLAQEIRTVNGEVPIIFLTAKSLKEDILEGFKIGADDYITKPFSMEELVFRIEAILRRVKGKKGKEVTMYKIGRFTFDTQKQVLAIDDKSTKLTTKESELLSLLCAHVNEILERNFALKTIWIDDNYFNARSMDVYITKLRKHLKDDPSIEIINIHGKGYKLIAPDVEAKTK, translated from the coding sequence ATGGAAGAAAGATTGCGTATTCTACTATGCGAAGATGATGAAAATCTTGGCATGCTGTTGAGAGAGTATTTGCAAGCTAAGGGCTATGCCGCCGACCTCTTCTCAGACGGAGAGAGCGGATACAAGGCATTTCTCAAAGGCAAATACGACTTGTGCGTACTCGACGTGATGATGCCCAAAAAAGACGGCTTCACGCTGGCACAAGAGATTCGTACCGTAAACGGTGAAGTCCCCATCATATTCTTGACTGCCAAATCGCTGAAAGAAGATATTCTCGAAGGTTTCAAAATCGGTGCCGACGACTATATCACCAAGCCGTTCAGCATGGAAGAGCTCGTGTTCCGTATCGAAGCCATCTTGCGTCGTGTAAAAGGCAAGAAGGGCAAAGAGGTGACCATGTACAAGATTGGCCGCTTCACTTTCGATACCCAGAAACAGGTTCTCGCCATCGACGACAAGAGCACCAAGCTCACCACGAAGGAGTCGGAGTTGCTCAGCCTCCTTTGCGCTCACGTCAACGAGATTCTCGAACGGAACTTCGCCCTCAAAACCATCTGGATCGACGACAACTATTTCAATGCCCGCAGCATGGACGTTTACATTACCAAACTGCGTAAACACCTCAAAGATGATCCCTCGATCGAAATCATCAATATCCACGGCAAAGGCTACAAGCTCATCGCTCCCGATGTTGAAGCCAAGACGAAATAA
- a CDS encoding amidophosphoribosyltransferase: MTEVIKHECGIAMVRLLKPLAYYQQKYGSYMYGLNKLYLLMEKQHNRGQEGAGLACVKLHAQPAEEFIYRERAMGTGAIQAIFGNVRNQIQNTPHDPTDAEWAALHLPFAGEVYMGHLRYSTTGRSGLSYVHPFLRRGNWRSRNLLLCGNFNMTNVDEIFGSIVAQGQHPRSYADTFVLLEQLGHALDRENQRLYDRYKQEGLGDIEITEAIENNLNIAEILKKPSRIWDGGYVICGMTGSGDMFSFRDPRGIRPAFYYADDEIVVVASERPVIQTAMNVQVEQVRELQPGECLVVNRRGEMHIEQILQPLNYSACSFERIYFSRGSDVDIYRERKELGRYLAPQILKSINYDLEHTVFSFIPNTAEVAWYGMLEGLDSYLSEQKLARIRQAGEHLTDEELRQILSLKVRSEKVAIKDIKLRTFIAEGDTRDDLAAHVYDITYGTVAPGVDNLVVIDDSIVRGTTLRQSIIKILDRLHPKKIIIVSSSPQVRFPDCYGIDMSRMGEFIAFKAAMELLKERGMQSVIDEVYRKSKAQQNLPKEEVVNYVKEIYAPFTQEEVSQKIAQMLTSDDITAQVEIIYQTLEGLHQAIPGHPGDWYFSGNYPTPGGNRLVNNAFVNFMEGADSKRQQ, encoded by the coding sequence ATGACAGAAGTTATCAAACACGAGTGTGGCATAGCCATGGTACGGCTCTTGAAGCCGCTGGCCTATTATCAACAGAAATACGGCTCTTACATGTATGGGCTGAACAAGCTCTATCTGCTCATGGAGAAACAGCACAACCGGGGGCAGGAGGGGGCCGGTCTGGCCTGTGTGAAACTGCATGCGCAACCGGCCGAAGAGTTTATCTATCGCGAACGGGCGATGGGTACCGGTGCCATACAGGCGATTTTTGGCAATGTAAGGAATCAGATACAAAATACTCCCCACGACCCGACCGATGCCGAATGGGCCGCTCTGCATCTGCCCTTTGCCGGCGAGGTCTATATGGGACACTTGCGTTACAGTACCACCGGCCGTTCGGGGTTGTCGTATGTGCACCCGTTCCTGCGTCGGGGTAACTGGCGGTCGAGAAATCTGTTGCTGTGCGGCAATTTCAACATGACCAATGTCGACGAAATCTTTGGGAGCATTGTGGCTCAGGGACAGCACCCCCGCAGCTATGCCGATACGTTTGTCTTGCTGGAACAGCTGGGGCACGCCCTCGACCGGGAAAACCAGCGGCTGTATGACCGTTACAAGCAGGAGGGGCTTGGCGATATTGAAATTACCGAGGCTATCGAGAATAACCTGAATATTGCCGAGATACTCAAAAAGCCCTCACGCATTTGGGACGGCGGGTATGTCATTTGCGGCATGACCGGCAGCGGTGACATGTTTTCCTTCCGCGACCCGAGGGGCATTCGTCCGGCTTTTTATTACGCCGACGACGAAATTGTGGTTGTTGCATCGGAGCGTCCGGTAATACAGACAGCCATGAACGTGCAGGTCGAGCAGGTGCGCGAATTGCAACCGGGCGAGTGTCTGGTTGTGAACCGGCGCGGCGAGATGCACATCGAGCAAATCTTACAGCCGTTGAATTACAGCGCCTGTTCGTTTGAGCGTATCTATTTCTCGCGGGGAAGCGACGTCGACATCTATCGCGAGCGCAAGGAGTTGGGCCGCTATTTGGCTCCCCAGATTTTGAAGAGTATCAACTACGACCTGGAACATACCGTATTTTCATTTATTCCCAACACGGCCGAGGTGGCTTGGTATGGCATGCTCGAAGGGCTGGACAGCTATCTGAGCGAGCAGAAACTTGCCCGCATCCGTCAGGCCGGTGAGCACCTCACCGACGAGGAGTTGCGGCAGATACTCTCGCTGAAAGTCCGTTCCGAGAAAGTGGCCATCAAGGACATCAAGTTGCGTACCTTTATTGCCGAGGGTGATACCCGCGACGATTTGGCCGCCCACGTCTACGACATCACCTACGGTACCGTGGCTCCGGGTGTCGACAACCTCGTCGTCATCGACGACAGTATCGTGCGGGGTACCACCTTGCGACAAAGTATCATCAAGATACTTGACCGGCTTCACCCCAAGAAGATCATTATCGTATCTTCGTCACCCCAGGTACGGTTCCCCGACTGTTACGGTATCGATATGTCGCGCATGGGTGAATTTATCGCCTTCAAGGCTGCGATGGAGCTGTTGAAAGAGCGGGGCATGCAGTCGGTTATCGATGAGGTTTACCGCAAGTCCAAGGCCCAGCAGAATCTCCCCAAGGAAGAGGTGGTCAACTATGTGAAAGAGATTTATGCCCCCTTCACGCAAGAAGAGGTATCGCAGAAAATCGCTCAGATGCTTACCTCCGACGACATTACCGCTCAGGTCGAGATTATTTATCAGACACTCGAAGGGTTGCATCAGGCCATTCCCGGTCACCCCGGCGACTGGTACTTCTCGGGCAATTATCCCACGCCGGGAGGTAATCGGTTGGTAAACAATGCCTTTGTTAATTTCATGGAAGGCGCCGACAGTAAGCGACAACAATAA
- a CDS encoding lysophospholipid acyltransferase family protein: MLRILTFLYQWLIAMPILLVFTILTALITLIGCRLGNGNVWGYYPAHIWSRLVCIFSLVRIEVRGRENIDKNTSYVFVANHQGAYDIFLIYGYLNHNFKWMMKKSLRNIPFVGSACAAAGHIFVDNSTPGHLKGTLQKAEDTLKGGMSLVVFPEGARTWTGAMRPFKRGAFQLAVEFSLPVVPLTIDGAFSVMPRTTYNFKPGKIVLTIHPPIYPHENEGHDMDQLMKQSYEIIESALPLKR, translated from the coding sequence ATGCTACGTATCCTTACATTCCTATACCAGTGGCTCATTGCCATGCCCATTCTCCTCGTTTTCACCATACTTACGGCTCTCATTACACTGATCGGGTGCCGGTTGGGCAACGGTAACGTATGGGGCTACTACCCGGCACACATCTGGTCGCGGCTGGTATGTATCTTCTCTCTCGTGCGTATCGAGGTACGAGGCCGCGAAAATATCGACAAGAACACCTCCTATGTTTTTGTAGCCAACCACCAGGGAGCCTACGACATATTTCTCATCTACGGGTATCTGAACCATAATTTCAAGTGGATGATGAAAAAGAGCCTGCGCAACATTCCGTTTGTAGGAAGCGCCTGTGCTGCGGCCGGACATATCTTTGTCGACAACTCCACCCCCGGACACTTGAAAGGGACCCTGCAAAAGGCCGAAGATACCTTGAAAGGCGGCATGTCGCTCGTCGTATTTCCCGAAGGTGCCCGCACCTGGACCGGTGCCATGCGTCCCTTCAAACGTGGAGCCTTTCAGCTGGCTGTGGAATTTTCGCTCCCGGTAGTCCCCTTGACTATCGACGGCGCTTTTTCCGTCATGCCCCGCACGACCTACAACTTCAAACCCGGTAAAATTGTCCTGACCATACACCCTCCTATCTATCCTCATGAGAATGAAGGGCATGACATGGACCAACTGATGAAGCAGTCTTACGAGATTATCGAATCGGCTCTCCCATTAAAAAGGTAA
- a CDS encoding sensor histidine kinase, translated as MKKSTIWLLAVIMALTFIGLLYIQIMYMENMIKMRNEQFTEAVKRSLYAVSTSLELDETQRYLDEYLEEEEKKMLASYEQRNDQQDISTHHQFSIVSPDGSVASFSFREQTSTIITPAAPRPKDHNTLISTYRNMQEARKGQYLYQKGLLNEVILNMLSKASTRPVMERIDIKKLETYLKSEFENNGLNLPFQFAIYNKNDKILYSSNQYDPKIEGNLFTQAIFPNDPPARINYLKVYFPTKRNYISSSVKFMIPSFAFTFILLVTFLFTIIVAFRQKKLTEMKNDFINNMTHEFKTPISTISLAAQMLNDPSVAKSPALFQHISGVINDETKRLRFQVEKVLQMSMFDRQKTLMKLHNVDVNDIVTSVMSTFKLKVEKYGGVIDADLEAEDAIVSVDEMHFTNVIFNLLDNAVKYRREEVPLSLFIRTRTIGDKVEISIRDNGIGIKREDLKKIFDKFYRVSTGNRHDVKGFGLGLAYVHKIITDLKGDIRVESELNQGSTFIITLPLIKNK; from the coding sequence ATGAAAAAGTCGACGATTTGGTTACTGGCCGTAATCATGGCACTCACCTTTATCGGGTTGCTCTATATACAAATCATGTATATGGAGAACATGATCAAGATGAGAAACGAGCAATTTACCGAGGCCGTCAAGCGCAGCCTGTATGCGGTATCGACCAGCCTCGAACTCGACGAAACCCAACGTTATCTGGACGAATACCTGGAAGAGGAGGAGAAAAAGATGCTCGCGTCGTATGAACAGCGAAACGACCAGCAGGATATCTCTACCCATCACCAGTTTTCGATCGTGTCGCCCGACGGAAGTGTGGCCAGTTTCTCGTTCAGAGAGCAGACCAGCACCATCATCACGCCGGCCGCGCCTCGTCCCAAAGACCACAATACGCTCATCAGCACCTACCGCAACATGCAGGAGGCCCGCAAAGGACAATACCTTTATCAAAAGGGATTGCTTAACGAGGTGATTCTCAATATGCTAAGCAAGGCCAGCACCCGACCCGTGATGGAGCGTATCGACATCAAGAAACTGGAAACCTATCTGAAATCGGAGTTTGAGAACAACGGGCTCAACCTCCCCTTCCAGTTTGCCATCTATAACAAGAACGACAAAATCCTGTATAGTTCCAACCAGTACGACCCGAAAATCGAGGGGAATCTCTTTACACAAGCCATCTTCCCCAACGATCCTCCGGCTCGTATCAACTACTTGAAGGTCTACTTCCCCACGAAGCGTAACTACATATCGAGTTCGGTCAAATTCATGATACCCTCGTTTGCCTTTACCTTCATCTTGTTGGTCACCTTCCTGTTTACCATCATCGTGGCCTTCCGTCAAAAGAAGCTCACCGAGATGAAAAACGATTTCATCAACAACATGACGCACGAGTTCAAGACCCCCATCTCGACCATCTCGCTGGCGGCACAGATGCTCAACGACCCCTCGGTGGCCAAGAGTCCGGCGCTGTTCCAGCACATATCGGGAGTCATCAACGACGAGACCAAGCGGTTGCGGTTCCAGGTCGAGAAGGTGCTCCAAATGTCGATGTTCGACCGACAGAAGACCCTCATGAAGTTGCACAACGTCGACGTGAACGACATCGTAACCAGCGTGATGAGCACCTTCAAACTCAAAGTCGAGAAATATGGCGGTGTCATCGATGCCGACCTCGAAGCCGAGGACGCTATCGTATCGGTCGACGAGATGCACTTTACCAACGTCATTTTCAACCTGCTTGACAACGCGGTGAAATACCGCCGTGAGGAAGTACCGCTGTCGCTCTTTATCCGCACCCGCACCATCGGCGACAAGGTGGAAATATCGATTCGCGACAACGGTATCGGCATCAAACGGGAAGACTTGAAAAAAATATTTGATAAGTTCTATCGTGTATCTACGGGCAATCGCCACGACGTGAAAGGATTCGGACTGGGTTTGGCCTACGTCCACAAAATCATCACCGACCTCAAAGGCGACATTCGCGTAGAGAGCGAATTGAATCAAGGTTCGACATTTATAATAACACTACCACTAATAAAAAACAAATGA
- the feoB gene encoding ferrous iron transport protein B, translating to MRLSDLKTGEKAVVVKVLGHGAFRKRIIEMGFVRGQTVLVELNAPLKDPIKYKIMDYEISLRRSEASLVEVITPEEAEAVFADDHKGSSESKLTPSEEDECIQRALTKSTKTINIALVGNPNCGKTSLFNIASGAHEHVGNYSGVTVDAKQGFFEYNGYHFNIYDLPGTYSLSAYSPEELYVRRYLKDETPDVLVNVVVASNLERNLYLTTELIDMDYRMVIALNMFDELEQSGGKIDYQHLGNMIGVPIVPTVSRSGKGVNQLFDTIIDVYEGRNEAVRHVHVNLGNVIENGITPLKNMLKQDPTCTREFSPRYLAIKLLEGDAEVKKILEGADSYPALMKLRDQEVKEIETTLNEDIESAIANEKYGFISGALAETYTPGDKEETKTTRLIDSFVTNKLFGFPIFIFLMWLMFEATFSLGAYPMSWIESFVAWLSDLVSTYMPAGPLKDLLIDGVLGGVGGVIVFLPNILILYLFISFMEDSGYMARAAFIMDKIMHKIGLHGKSFIPLVMGFGCNVPAIMATRTIESRSSRLITILIDPFISCSARIPIYILLVGTFFSQHASLVLVSLYLLGILVAIVTAKLLRRFLFKVDETPFVMELPPYRMPTAKATLRHMWSKAEQYLRKMGGIILVASVIIWALSYFPRPKEAYERELTPQEQMEQQSNSYLGRIGQAVTPLVEPLGFNWKVTTSLLSGTAAKELVVSTLGVLYSESDSDEGVSLSQRISQPNPETGKPDFTPLIALTFMVFVLLYFPCVASVTAVIKESGSWKWGLFTIVYNTCVAWIVAFLVYQIGSLFI from the coding sequence ATGCGGTTGTCCGATTTGAAAACAGGCGAAAAAGCGGTTGTTGTAAAGGTATTAGGTCACGGTGCGTTCCGTAAACGGATTATCGAAATGGGGTTTGTGAGAGGGCAGACTGTCCTCGTCGAGCTGAATGCCCCGTTGAAAGACCCGATTAAATATAAAATCATGGACTACGAAATCTCGTTGCGCCGCAGCGAGGCTTCGTTGGTCGAGGTGATTACCCCCGAAGAGGCCGAGGCCGTTTTTGCTGATGACCATAAAGGAAGCAGTGAGTCGAAACTGACACCGTCGGAAGAGGACGAATGTATACAACGGGCTCTCACGAAGAGTACCAAGACCATCAATATTGCCCTGGTGGGAAATCCCAACTGCGGCAAGACCTCGCTCTTCAACATCGCTTCGGGAGCTCATGAGCACGTGGGCAATTACAGCGGTGTTACCGTCGATGCCAAGCAAGGATTTTTCGAGTACAACGGCTATCATTTCAATATCTATGATTTGCCCGGCACCTATTCGCTGTCGGCCTACTCGCCCGAGGAGCTCTATGTGCGCCGCTACCTCAAAGACGAGACACCTGATGTGCTGGTCAACGTGGTCGTAGCTTCCAATCTGGAACGGAATCTCTATCTCACGACCGAGCTTATCGATATGGACTACCGCATGGTCATCGCGCTGAACATGTTCGACGAGTTGGAACAAAGCGGTGGTAAGATCGATTATCAGCATCTGGGCAACATGATAGGTGTGCCTATTGTCCCCACGGTCTCCCGCTCGGGCAAAGGGGTAAACCAGTTGTTCGATACCATCATCGATGTCTATGAAGGTCGCAACGAGGCCGTGCGCCACGTCCACGTCAATTTGGGTAATGTCATTGAAAACGGCATCACCCCGCTGAAAAACATGTTGAAGCAGGACCCCACCTGCACGCGGGAATTTTCGCCCCGCTATCTGGCCATCAAACTGCTCGAAGGCGATGCCGAAGTGAAGAAGATTTTGGAGGGAGCCGATTCCTATCCTGCATTGATGAAACTGCGCGACCAAGAGGTCAAAGAGATTGAGACTACGTTGAACGAGGATATCGAGTCGGCCATAGCCAACGAGAAATATGGATTTATCTCGGGCGCTCTGGCCGAGACCTATACGCCGGGCGACAAGGAGGAGACGAAGACAACCCGTCTCATCGACTCGTTTGTCACCAACAAGCTGTTCGGATTCCCCATTTTCATCTTTCTCATGTGGCTCATGTTCGAAGCTACCTTCTCGCTGGGGGCATACCCCATGTCGTGGATAGAGAGTTTTGTCGCCTGGTTGTCCGATCTGGTCTCCACCTACATGCCGGCAGGCCCCTTGAAGGATTTGTTAATCGACGGTGTGCTCGGTGGAGTAGGAGGGGTAATCGTCTTCCTGCCCAACATCTTGATACTCTATCTTTTCATCTCGTTCATGGAGGATTCGGGGTATATGGCCCGAGCCGCTTTCATCATGGACAAGATCATGCACAAGATAGGTCTGCACGGAAAATCGTTCATACCGCTGGTCATGGGCTTCGGCTGCAACGTGCCGGCCATCATGGCTACCCGTACCATCGAGAGCCGCAGCAGCCGGCTGATAACCATACTTATCGACCCGTTTATCTCGTGCAGTGCCCGTATCCCCATCTATATCCTGTTGGTGGGGACCTTCTTCTCCCAGCATGCCAGTCTGGTTCTGGTGAGCCTCTATCTGTTGGGCATTCTGGTTGCTATCGTTACTGCCAAACTGTTGAGGCGTTTCCTCTTCAAAGTCGACGAGACCCCCTTTGTCATGGAGTTGCCTCCCTATCGTATGCCTACTGCCAAAGCTACCTTGCGACACATGTGGAGCAAAGCCGAACAGTATCTGCGCAAGATGGGTGGGATAATCCTGGTCGCCTCGGTCATCATTTGGGCATTGAGTTATTTTCCGCGGCCCAAGGAAGCCTATGAGCGGGAACTCACCCCGCAGGAGCAGATGGAGCAGCAGAGCAACTCCTACCTGGGTAGGATAGGGCAGGCCGTGACACCACTTGTCGAGCCACTCGGTTTCAACTGGAAGGTAACAACCTCGCTGCTGTCGGGAACGGCCGCCAAGGAACTGGTCGTAAGTACGCTCGGGGTATTGTACTCCGAGAGCGATTCGGACGAAGGTGTTTCGCTGTCGCAACGTATCTCACAGCCCAATCCCGAAACCGGCAAGCCCGATTTCACCCCTTTGATAGCCCTCACGTTTATGGTGTTCGTGTTGCTCTATTTCCCGTGTGTAGCCTCGGTTACCGCTGTCATCAAGGAGTCGGGCAGTTGGAAATGGGGTCTCTTTACCATCGTCTACAATACTTGTGTGGCTTGGATTGTCGCGTTCCTTGTTTATCAGATAGGTTCATTGTTTATATAA